A region from the Lolium perenne isolate Kyuss_39 chromosome 4, Kyuss_2.0, whole genome shotgun sequence genome encodes:
- the LOC127326184 gene encoding uncharacterized protein, which translates to MVNKEKSAIMFSKGTSSSAKRKFKGLLHIADEAFSDRYLSLPVHLGRSITSAFGYLKEKIWKKIQGWKEKFLSRAGKEILVKAVAQAIPMYAMSCFDITKTFCDDISSMVCRYWWNNQDDERHHWLSWQCLSNAKSKGSLGFRDLHIFNLAMLAKQGWRFLQDPESLCGRVLRAKYFPNGNIVDAVAAPGISYTWRSILKGVGLLKEGLIWRVGDGTKIKIWHDPWIPFGDTRRPRSLRGRSPISLVADLLDPTTGDWDADIVASLFQPEDVHSILSINICDGMEDNLAWHFDPRGQFGELNVPTKIKMFVWRLAHNILANRMKISRLGVDLDTKRPRPARFSWGWVNSGNLSCSAPPARAPFELWKKDEDIQLRVVTFLCEWWNVCNKVNAGESIADPKVVCSKVEKSLVEFLSLKRKEKPPKPPDVHKWEKTPDNHVKINFDGSCQCRSWWSEAVACIAAISGANKIGANRIIFESEASNLVQALKSKTYDMSSVGVVIKEARSLCNLNFESFDFSFCHRACNNAAHELAKLGVISESMDSYWDDHAPSCIATVLARDLAGPF; encoded by the exons ATGGTTAACAAGGAGAAATCCGCCATAATGTTTAGCAAGGGTACCTCCTCTTCGGCCAAGAGAAAGTTCAAGGGTTTGTTGCACATTGCCGATGAGGCTTTCTCAGATAGATATCTCAGCCTGCCTGTCCATCTTGGCAGATCTATTACATCTGCTTTTGGCTATCTCAAGGAGAAAATTTGGAAGAAAATCCAGGGTTGGAAAGAGAAGTTTCTTTCTCGGGCTGGGAAGGAAATCCTTGTGAAAGCTGTCGCCCAGGCCATTCCAATGTATGCGATGTCCTGTTTTGACATTACTAAAACCTTCTGTGATGATATCAGCTCCATGGTTTGCCGCTATTGGTGGAACAATCAAGATGATGAGCGACACCACTGGCTCAGTTGGCAGTGCTTATCCAATGCAAAGAGTAAGGGCAGTCTCGGTTTCCGGGACTTGCATATTTTCAACTTGGCAATGCTGGCCAAGCAGGGCTGGCGCTTCCTCCAAGACCCTGAATCTCTTTGTGGCAGGGTGCTCCGGGCTAAGTATTTCCCCAACGGCAATATCGTGGACGCAGTGGCGGCCCCGGGCATCTCTTACACATGGCGCAGTATTCTAAAAGGGGTGGGGCTGTTGAAGGAGGGGCTGATCTGGCGTGTGGGGGACGGAACTAAAATCAAGATATGGCATGATCCTTGGATCCCTTTCGGCGATACTAGAAGACCGAGGTCCCTCCGGGGCCGCTCGCCGATCTCCCTAGTGGCTGATCTTCTGGATCCTACTACCGGCGATTGGGACGCTGATATCGTTGCTAGCCTCTTTCAGCCTGAAGATGTTCACAGCATTTTGTCCATAAACATTTGTGATGGTATGGAGGACAACCTCGCTTGGCATTTTGATCCAAGGGGCCAGTTCGGTGAA CTTAATGTTCCAACCAAGATCAAGATGTTTGTGTGGCGCCTTGCTCATAACATTCTTGCAAACAGAATGAAGATCTCAAGGCTTGGGGTTGATCTGGATACCAA GCGGCCAAGACCTGCTAGATTTTCCTGGGGTTGGGTGAACTCCGGGAATCTTTCCTGCTCTGCACCTCCCGCGCGAGCTCCTTTCGAACTCTGGAAGAAGGATGAGGACATCCAGCTCCGGGTGGTCACCTTCCTATGCGAATGGTGGAATGTCTGCAATAAGGTCAATGCGGGGGAAAGCATCGCGGATCCTAAGGTGGTTTGTTCCAAAGTTGAGAAGTCGCTGGTCGAATTCCTCTCtctcaagaggaaggagaagccgCCAAAACCTCCTGACGTCCACAagtgggaaaaaactccagataATCATGTGAAGATCAACTTCGACGGCTCATGCCAATGTCGGAGCTGGTGG TCCGAGGCTGTAGCGTGCATTGCTGCAATCAGCGGTGCGAACAAGATTGGCGCCAACCGAATCATCTTTGAGTCGGAAGCCTCCAACCTGGTGCAAGCCCTCAAGAGCAAGACTTATGACATGTCAAGCGTCGGAGTGGTGATCAAGGAGGCTAGAAGCCTGTGCAACCTGAACTTTGAGTCTTTTGATTTC